ccgagatgacgatcctatcgaacttgatgaaaacgatgaggatccgatcacctacatgaatgcaatgcagagatccgactctgagaaatggctagaggccataaaattcgaaatggagtccatgaaggtcaacgatgtgtggacattggttgacccacctgaaggagtaaaatccatagggtgtaagtgggtcttcaagaggaagaggggcacagacggaaaggtggaaacctataaagcccatctgattgccaaggaatatcatcaacgttatggtatagactatgacgagatattttctcctgtggcaatgctcaaatctatttggattatgcttgcgatagctgcccatctggactatgaaatctggcagatggatgtgaagacaactttcctaaacgaagagctggatgaagaggtgtatatgatacaacctgaaggattcacatccactgatgagtctaaggtgtgcaaactaaagaggtccatttatggacttaagcaggcatcccggagttggaacatacattttgataggacgatcaagatgtatggcttcattaagaacggagaagagccctacatttataagtgggctaatggtccagtagtggtatttcttgtattgtatgtggatgatattctcttaatcgaaaatgatgtccctgcattatagggaataaagatttggctgtcgtcacagttctccatgaaggatttgggagaagcttcctacatcctagggatgaggatctatagagatatatctaaaaggttgcttggtttatcccaatctacgtacatagatctatgctgaagaggttcagtatggagaattctaagaaagactatctaccgataggctatgaaatttctctctcgaagagggattatccgacaacacctcaagagagagagcatatgggtaggatttcatatgcttcgacagtgagatctatcatgtacgccatgacatgtacacgaccggatgtggcatactcactaagggtagtgagtagataccaatctgatccaggggagaatcactggaaggttgttaaaaccatcctaaagtatttaagaaatactaaggaccagtggcttgtttatggtgaatcggacttgagacttatagggtttacagactttagtttccagtctgatcatgatgacagcaaaagtgtgtcggaatttattttttcccttaatggtggggctatctgctggaagagtttcaagcaacacacagtggctgattcagtttgcgaggtggagtatgttgctgcatcagatgctgccaaagaagcagtgtggctgagaaaattcttcaccgagctcagagtagcacccttccttgttggtccagttctgctctattgtgacagctccgaagctattgctcaggtgaaggaacccaaggcacaccagcggaagaagcatattctgtgccgctactatctcatccaaaaaattatggatcgaggtgacgtcgaccttcagaagatcgatggaaaggagaacctgaccgacccattcactaaagccattgcggttgttgggtataaaatacccacagccgaagtcctcagcagaatcgactacatgacagctttgcccggactcctacgggagtcgggctccgtcaccgacatcgcctttaactttaattgcaggaagactccgcccggactcctacgggagccgggcttcgtcctcgactccaacggctgcagacagacttcatccggactcctacgggagccggactccgccgacaacctcgacctcaagttgactccgcccggactcccacgggagtcgggctccgtcctcaacatccgctaccggtaagccccgtctggactcctacgggagccggacttcgcctttaacttcaattgcaggaagactccgcccggactcctacgggagccggacttcgtcctcgactccgacggctgcagacagacttcgtctggactcctacgagagccggactccaccgacaacttcgacctcaagttgactccgcccggactcccacgggagccgggctccgtcctcaacatccggcgtgggagtccgggctccgtcctcaacatccgctaccggtaagccccgtccggactcctacgggagccggacttcgcctttaacttcaattgcaggaagactccgcccggactcctacgggagccggacttcgtcctcgactccgacggctgcagacagacttcgtccggactcctacgggagccggactccgccgacaactttgacctcaagttgactccacccggactcctactggagccgggctccatcctcaacatcaactgctggtaagccccgtccggactcctacgggagccggacctcgcctttgactttaattgcaggaaggctctgcccgggcttctacgggagccgggcttcaccctcgactccaacaactgcagatagacttcgggagccagactccgacgacaacttcaaccgcaagggggactccgcccggactcccacaagagccgggctccgtcgctgactctgattgtcggtaagatccgtccggactcccacgggagccggactttctacctgactttagttgcagaggactccgcccggactcctacgggagccgaactccgtcatcagctccgaccactttcgagcttcagtcgatggatctgcactccctgacaggctattttaacggccacgatcctgctccacttcctgcaacggatttcgtgcagctccatcactccctgacaagccacagtaacagtcgcagctctgctccacttcctacaatggattccgcacagctccactactccctgacaggccaacataacggccacgatcctgctccacctcctgcgacggatatcgcgcgattctcccatccgctggcaagtcacgacaacgaacgctgctccactcctcgcaactgattccacgtggcgagctatggCAATAGccatgattccgctccactaccctccgcaataaattccgcctgactatgggcggcccactaccagacggttacgaacgtcgctatcagtctgtggcaccctccgcctataaaaaggggaaccccagatacgttattatctaagctctcatctttttatctaaaaactctgctaaattctccgttcgagcgctccattcttgttgagacagagaactgacttgagcgttggagggtcttgccggagcaaccccacctccggtttagacttcctttgcaggtcccggcggcgaccacggcttctccaactccagcttctccgacgcaagcggatttttgcatcaacagcggtgaaggagttcgatgactacaagtcgaagatgggtattagatactgcatcgattgactttaggctaagtgggagattgttagaaatagtgttccaaagtcaatcgtcagcctgttgacggttgtactcatttttatatatgtacatgaattatgaattaataaaaattattttggtatttttcatcataaaatgtttcatcttctaatgaactcctatgttgtggtaaagtccttaggactatttagactcgacaaaagagaatttgtcgtttagtccttaaatctgttcgcaaccaaatagtacgttgttatcaaggatgacaacatttatcaagcataggtcattgtgtgccatataggttggttgtcctcttaaccaatgagtgtggagacactggtatggcatacaggtgagatgtaagggtatatctacaccgaacgtgatcgactctggagctatttctgctgtcaagatttgctctgatggaatatgggtataaatatccctccaacctgagaccgccacggtgacttgcaagcaactcactgcacttaggcactggactacttgaatttctaattcagtgacggaaggctgctgggtgtagcaagtacttgacttgtcggtgcgtgtgtcaagatgggattgaccactccagtttaggagctgtgtacagtcatgtttcaatttagcaaaatcttgaccagggtagtccttgtgaggagtcacaggactgtttgagttgagcacgattcggatgatctaatcagggttgacagtttaaccctgagtcgtcctaaacacagaggtcaaaaggatgaattatacagtaaccatattcacgtaggttctgagtgttgcgattgcgactattcaacctatcagatcgtcggataccattgctagatggtcacttcgattagtacaggaattggttcctgtgctatcggcttaggttcgaacctgcgaggtcacacacattagagatttctatctgatctgatggctgatgaagagtcctaatgctcgtggactatgagtcttacatgtctgagactctatgatcgagaatcaggattctctgatcatgagtcccatacattttgggtaccggggtcaagagtcccactagtttgggactcttcgatcagggttacatatcgatgaattctgatgcccgattatccatcggatttggattcaatatttatgagatgtttaattagtaatttgatcactaattaactcaatttgattgagtaattatttttggatcaagtccaattgaattggattcagttaggtttgacccgattaggttaagagttgacctaatcgtcgagatggtttgatccctgatttgatcaggggttggacttaatcaatttttgatttgattaggattttattgagcctaattaagcctaatttagttgggtttaaattagtctaattgggcctagcttatttggctcaattaggttggtttaaataataaaaccaccttgacccattctccctgtgccacctcacttccactgcgtccttttgaattcacgagaaggaagttctcataaattttttctcatgcaaagccctcctcacaccctactttaatgcaccatatgagtggataaggatgattggttggccattcaaattcaaaacaaagtttaaatttgaatgagcaaccaatcttagcaccttgaccttatcctcttttaacgccccatttattacacgagaaaatatttctcatgaaatcactcacgtgcaaattaagccatgccctcctcttctcacacccttagtggataggaataaattgattttcatttgaattcaaaatttgatttgaattcaaatgtgtaattactcatctttatcctctcacgtggataagacgtttgacattgttttaaaaggaggagaagagtggggcgtgtgcaagaaaaattttgaagagaaaatctaggcgtgaggaatccttgtgtgcaaggtgaaggtctatatccttccgagagaaaaagaaagaaaagaaagaaaaagtatgcgcagggtttcagtgagttcttcagggtttcagcctggagttcgggaagtgagaaggtgagctacgagtgtcatgagctcaccaaattttagaaagatcttcaacatcctctcaagcacatctactaatgatccagagcatccaaaaaatcgacagacatcgatcgaaggagttcgattagcatcgaccgtcgaaagagctctacaacgagctagcactcgtgaggagttgatcagatcggatgcttcatgtggatgatccatggaggctagacatactgtgtgactacatcatgataatcagactctctcgacgaggattagattacgacgatctactatccgcacaaaggtattgtattcagaacacattacagtaaagtgtttactgttcaaattcgaatttcaaatttaaatgcatgcatgctatatatcatatttagatcctagtgtaggataaatttttattaattaattagattaattaataatttttatgataaaatagtgattttgaaaaagttttaaaattaccattttatccctgcactgaatttccccacattaGTGTATTCTTCTATCTTGAGCTAAGCTAAGTTTTAACATCCTGCATCTAAAGTTAGTAGACCATTGGTTTTTAGTCATGAATATGGAAATATATTGGTGTAGACCTCTTTCCTCTTAAATTTGAAGCTTGTACTCTTTCGACCAGTATCACTTCTCCACCTGATTGAAAGAGTTTGAggctatctattgatattgaagaTTATTCTACAAGAGATAGATTAGAGTCATTtgcaatctaatcttatgatggaTCGAGtaattaagagtagttaatattttgatggagaaaCTTGAAATCCTTATTTAGAATTAagatgttgatttttttttattttacaagaGATAGATTCAATTTCGATCATCTATAAGAAGAATCAAGCTATGAGATATTGAATCTTATTCTTATGataagatctaataataaaagtaAATCTATAAGTAGAATATATTGAATTTAGGGATGAGATCATGATtgtaaaatctaaaaatttaaaaatctttcgtagaaaattttgggacgaaatttttttttggggCAAGAATGTAGTAACCCAGCCCATAGAGGCCCGACCACCAAAGAGCACAGCCCAAAAGGCTTGTGCACATGTCCTAAagtattctataaaaaaaaaaaggagaagaacatgaggaagaagactcccgatgagaGTCTTCTCCTTCGATGAAATAGGAGTTGGAATCAAACTCCAGGGCTCTACCCTATAAAAAGAGATGCTCCTCCCTTTCACAGCCTCCCCTCACTAAAagtccctcctcttctctctatttttcttccgAGTTCTTCCCTTTGTGCTCATGGATAAATGGCTTTGTGCTGAGAAATTCGTGGTCCAAAATACCACCAAGAGCAAAGTAATCAATCAAGAAACcctctcttaaattttttttgaaatatagacTGAGATTTCTAAGATTTAATCactattttttttggaaaaaattagattttcaaCAGCCCTATTTTTGGCCATCCACGTTTATTGATTTTCCCATGCTGCCCATCACCGTCAAGTGCTGGCTTGGGGAGCCACGACTGCACCACCGTGTGCCACACCCCCAATCATCGATTTCAAGCAGTCTACCTATGGAGCCTGAAAGGAGAAGAAGGGGATCACGGATCCCGTGTTCTATCTAaccaaggaagaggaagaagagaggaagaaagagaaaaaaaaaataaagaaagaaagaaaaaaaaagaaaagaaaaagaaaagaaaaaaaagagagagagactttctctcccttctctctcttccatcttcctctctctttcttcttccctaTCTCTCTATGTTTTCTCTCTTGCAGGGCTCTtggatctttaaaaaaaaattcgcaAATGGCCTAGATTTATTAATCAGAAATCTCGGATGCTATCACCTAGCCCATCGTTATGGGATGCTagattttaagaattttattttaaaataattatgatagaattttgatcaaagtatgatatttttatcaagctCAAAGAAGGATTTTTAAGATTAATTGGATCCATAGTTGAATTTGCTTTTAAGATAAGTAGTGTTTTATCTTTACTAAATTTATCGGGcaaattataaattgatagattGATGAATTTTGAATCGTATTAATTCATGATATGCATATGATGGaggtattttaaattttgaaaatattctatttcttttgaaataattatgatgatgtatgattatAATAAATGATATGAATTAAttgatatcatttatttatattactatcgaaataatatatgaaactggataatgatatgaattgataatCTGACTATATAAAGAACCCTGTCAATGGATCctaatacgttggcaattgatttatcttgAGAGTCTAtgccgccagcgagaccagcgatatgttgccagtgagatcagtgacaaaCGGCCAACAAGACTAGCGATTCTGAAGGATTTTGCTCACCATAAGAAGATATGTGGTGTTATAACCCtttcataaagaaaatatggtcatagctcatggttgataagaAAAACTTgagaacttgataaatttgagaaTATAACATAAGTTGTCTTTatgatgaatttaaaatttcgtatataaatattagataatacgACACCTCAAGATATGAATCTCTGAACTAACATATTTATTatgttattaatattattatctgATTTATTTAGGTAAAGATATACATTGCTCACTGGACTATTTAGTCTTATGACGAGTTTTCTATTTCTTTCATAGATTCAGAAAATTAGCTTGATGTGTGGTTTTCTATTGAAAATacaattagagatggagttagtctACTTATTTGATTTAGGATTCATCGGAGTGGATGCAAGACCTCGTTTAATATTGATCTTGTCaaatatttatttcttttttgttgGCATTGAGTTTTGATTCCCttatttgaattaaggtttgaatatttgttatttgattttattcCGCTATCTGTTTATGATATTATGATAAGATACCTTACGTagttatgggaagagttttctataagtatgcaATGGTTGTCACGACCCTCAGCTCATGATCTCAAGTCAGCGACATGACACTATTGTTGTCCCTCATCATAGAAGTTTGATGCCATAGGTTGTTGAGGTGCTATTGGTAGCATATATTGAGGAGGTTGCTCCCAATATAGAAGTTCGGTGCTACAAACTGTCGTGGTAATGGTAGTGCACCCACTAAGAAGGTTGCACCTAACACTCAAGACAAGCATAGGCTACACCAGATGCTGAACATTAGTAGTCTTTCTTTTGTCCCAATGGGACAACCACATCTTATATCCATAATTAGCATCGATAAGACAGCACCAACACTTCTCCAAATAGCATTGTGGGGATCTCGGTGGCTGAGACCCACCCTAGGTTCAAGGGATGGCTGTGTAGGAACTATAATGTTTCTGGCCATAGATTCAGCTTAATAGTCAGGTGCATTGCCCTCGAAGTAGTTCCCCGTCACTTTAGTCTTGGAGCTCGAGGTTTCACTACTATAGAATTCAACCTTGCTTTTGTCATAGGCTAAAAGCTTATGAATATCAGGCCTCCTTAAAAGCTTGATAAAGAGGAAGCTGTCCATCTCATGGGCGTAAGAAGAGAGAAAACGAAAAGAACCATATCCATCTCATGGAcgtaggaagaggaagaggatgaggtgTCCATCACATAAGcacctcctctttttcttttctttttgtgcgCCTCACCAAACCAGCACGCcatccctcttttttttctttcttacatgccccAAACCTCTCTAATTCACCATGTAATCTCTTGTATAGGTGCCCCCTTTATTCCCTTTTAAATAGGGATTAGTTAGGATTTAGATGGAGTTGGTCAGAATCCTtaaaagagaaggactcttctcttTCCACCTCCCCATCTTATTTTGCACCCCACTTTCTCTTGTGCCACTTTTTTCTCCACACGTAAACCTAGTTGGGCATCCCATGGAAGCATGGataaggagagagagtcccagtctaATGGAATTCTAattttctaatttaattttaatccgatttgaatctaaattgagtcaaacccaattagaaattaaatccaaatcctatttggactagaaaacctgaattaaatcaaatctaattagattagatctgatttaattcgatccatatttgatcaaatcaaataattagcaataattataattaagtccttctaGAACTTACTAACCCTTAGCAAGTCCTTTATGTAACTTTTACAtataagtccaatcatcaatcacattgataattgaaTCTTTTTGTGATTTAAAATTGCTGTTCGATATCTCGATTAGTCAGaaactcttttgtgtgtgactctgtaggttctattctgtctagtagtgagatatattttgatctccatcaaaatatcattgaaacttctttcaatggattggaacaattccaactctgcccatcaaagatcatcaatcatcaaaatGACGCTCGATGAGTCTCgcgatccaccagtgacatctagcaatatgtagtggcaacccagtagaatgaaaattatgaacctctaggtgttattaccgtatgattcaattcttctatcgtgagtctcgactagacggaggttatgaaaaactcatcaaaccttaTCGTCTGTCATATACAAGATTGgtttgactcgagttcacttgtgaatttttgtggaaactcttttccaatgTTTACACTTGCTtaggtcaaagactttctgaacttgaTCTCGTGAATCACACaggacttctcctttttttttaaggttgataaattccatctaggtgcacatcctattcctacaatgaatctactgcaGCCAACGTACACCTTAAGACTTTGTATGGCTAGAAGACCGacttatggtatagtcaaactacagcaatctcattgtGAACAGTTAAGGTACCACAGATCAAAGAACCAtttacactactacagcatcgagaatatcactgacgagtgagtaaacaTTCAAGTGACTTTTCATATTAATCACGCTCGGTATCTTTGTTTTCTAACAAATATCTGCACTTtcgcttcagtgtctccacactgtagactcgagattcATCTATCCCCACGATGATCCTACGGCCGGAAGcaatttatgaattaaccatcaatgacacatgcctcaaattctcaacacttgaaaatatatgtcattatcttgttaatttaTTGGACGATTCGTAGACATATATACTACATGAATAGTAATTAACTGctttaaataattagattaaatatgaaattatattctagaaagaattaatgtatcAGTCGAATTGATTTTTAAGATATATATCTAATATTTTATCCATCGtatataaaatatatggtatCAGCATATTTAGATCAAGCATGTAAGACCATATTTTCTGTACGTTTGGTTGTGAAACTTAAAAAGTTACTGTTCAAAAAGAATTTGTACCTAGCTACGTCACAAGGTTTAAATGCGGCAGCATTACCTTTACTGTAGAAGATAGCGTGACCTAAACTACCAAAACTGTGCACCCCCACCACGTGATCAGCCTTCCGAATTATGATGGAGCGCTGCCCCGGCCCGAGGGTTAAATGAGACAGTGACCCGCACCACAGGAGGTGAATCCCCACCTGCTTTGGCGAGGACAATAGGACCTGCGTTGCCTATAGCAACAATTCCCTCGCCAATCTCCCAATAACTCGATCTACTCTAACACCCTCTTGCATGGTATTCACCTCCCTCTTAAGTCCTAAGAACATGGGATTTGTAAAATTTGTGCTATTTCTGTTCATCTCCATCATCCTATCACCTTGTTTGAGCATGCCAATTCTCATCATCAGCGCCATTGTTCGACTCATTATGCAGTCCATTCATCTCCAAGCAACAGCACATATAACGTGGCGGCCAGGCTATCCATTTGCCGGTCGACATCCTGAACCTTCTACGTCCAGCCATGCCACCTCTTCAGATCAGGCATATCCCCCATGCAATGTAAAAATTTGTAATGCTTGCTATAAGTCTCCATTAGAGCCAGTAGTGTGTGTATTCTGCCTGTCTAATATTGAGGAAGGTGAAGAGATAAGAGAACTAAGATGCAGGCACCTCTTCCATAGGAGCTGCTTCGATGGATGGCTCGAGCATCGTCGGAGGGCCACGTGCCCTCTATGTCGGAATTCTTTTATTTTACATGAAACAAGTGCAGATCTCCCTGACATGGACGAGGAGGAGCTTGAGAACTCTGCTGTCTCGATTTGGTGGCTTTTGTATCTGAGTGGATGGTCATTGTGGTCAATTATTTTGGACACCATTGGATACCATGGCTGCTAGCCAATGTAAAAATGTTGCAGAGTAGTGGAATGAGATTGTTCTATATATCGTTGAGCTCCAGTTATCGTTGTTTTAGTTACCTTAGTAATGCATGCACTTTGATTCAAGTTTAAGTTGTGTGACGGTTCAAGAAGTTGGCTTCAGGCCTCATTCAATTGGAATCTACCTGATTTTTATCTAGTTCATAGGACAATATTTCAGGCTGGGTCTAACAAGTTTTTGATTTTGATCCACCTGGGATGGTTTTGAAGTTATTCTTAAATTAGGTTGGTCTGTGTTGGAATTTTATTTGTCTAACTGCCAAACAAATCAaactggattgatttggttttgtgtCAATTTTGTTGGAATCCGAACTTAACATAAAGCCAATTCAGCTCAACAAATTGCAGCCATAGATGCCACTTatcattttaataaagaaacataaAATATGGATAAACTTAACATACACTTATCATAGATGCCACTTATCTATTGTCAAGGATTTAGAttattcatttttgatgaaagtaaTAAACATGTTCAGAGGCGAACACGCTTGAGGTACCAAAATATCTTACAAGAATGACACAGAATATAAGAGTGCTCTTAATAGATTTGGGACTATGCTTTCAGCTGTATCTGTAGAAAGGCTAAGTGACAAGTTAATTAGTAGATCAAGTTCTACTTCTTGATGGTTTTTATAATTGGTTATATAGTTAATCTTGCCTGTTAAATTTTGCTCCTTGAAGAGAACCAGCACGTATCATATAAGATATTTGGCATGATAAACGTAATATCTTTCTCCTCATTTACcaaaaaaacaaaggaaaagaTAAAACACCTTGCAATATGTGAAACTTCCTCTAGATGGAGAAGAGATGCATTTGACTGGACACCATTCTTAC
Above is a genomic segment from Elaeis guineensis isolate ETL-2024a chromosome 1, EG11, whole genome shotgun sequence containing:
- the LOC109504961 gene encoding uncharacterized protein, giving the protein MGFVKFVLFLFISIILSPCLSMPILIISAIVRLIMQSIHLQATAHITWRPGYPFAGRHPEPSTSSHATSSDQAYPPCNVKICNACYKSPLEPVVCVFCLSNIEEGEEIRELRCRHLFHRSCFDGWLEHRRRATCPLCRNSFILHETSADLPDMDEEELENSAVSIWWLLYLSGWSLWSIILDTIGYHGC